TTCCTAAAATATGTTTCACTTCCATCAAGCTATAGCCCATTTGCTTAAAATATTTCAAAATCATAATATCACTCATATTATCTAAACTGTAATAGCGATAACTATTTGTCTTTGAAATGGTTTCTGGCTTAATGACATCAATATCATCATAATAGCGCAATGTTTTCTTAGGAATATTGCATATTTCACTCACTTCTCCAATTAAATACTTTTCTTTCCTCTTCATTGTGCACCTCTCTCACCCTCATCTAAGTGCTATTAAATTTTCCTTCAAGCGATTTTTGCCACACAAATAATTCTCCAAATCTGCAATTAAAATTTTTTTCAATGTCTTCTCTGAGTAGGAGCAATATTCTCCAAAGAAATAGGTTTCTACTGAAGTTTGATCTTGGTTATCCTCTTTTGAATAAAATTTTCTTCTGCTTTGCCACTCCATATCCTGAATATCACGCAACCAATTTTGAACAAAAAACATCAAACAATCGACCAGATTCTCTTTTTCTTGTGTGCACTCTATCAATTGATGTTGAATATTTTTAAAATAGGATGGATTTGTTTTTTTCATCATATATCCATACTTATTGGCCACTAACGATATTCCTCTTGTTTTTGCCCTAATCAGGTCATCTCGGTAAGATAATAAAATTTGCTCTGAATAGCCCCAAAAATACGCCCTTCTAGAAAATAAAAATGTTTTCTTTCGATCCTGGCAATAAGCTCGTTTACCAATGTTTTTTACATGGGTAAATTGCTCCCATTCCATCTCCATAATTTCTTTTATCAGCCAATCTCTATCCATATCACTTTGTCCACTTATCCCCCTCTCTGATGGCTTGATCCTGAATCTTTTCAAAAATCTCATCTGCCTGCACGGTCAAAAAACTCTCTTCACTCCTTGTCATTCCTTCCCGATGAAGATAATCCACAAGAAATTGACACAGCTTTTCCATCTCTTTTTCTCTCTGTTCAACACTGCTTTCTATCAACACTTCCAAGGCCACTCTGCTCTGTCTTCCCATGATCGGCAGTGCTTCTAGACTCTTTGCACTCCACTTATAAAACGGTGTGTACTTTCGATTGATCAAATGAATACACTGAATATAGTGCTGAATAAATTCGTTTAGTGTCAATTGCAATGCTACTTTATCTTTTCTCTTGAAAATTCTTTGATAATTATATTGTCCCGATTGTGCTAAAAAATTCAAGTGATACGCAAGTCTCTTTAGCCACAAATCCCTTGGATAATGTTCAAGCAGGCGATTTCGTATTCTTGTAAAATCGCCTCGATTGTCAAGAAAAACTTCTCCATTTGTCGCCGCACTCAAATACTCCTCTTCCACTTTGCGATACTCTTCTATCGTTTTTGGCCCCTCGGAATACGCTGTATAAAGGCGATAAAATGTTGAAATCCTCCAAATTTCTATTTTCTCTCGAAATTTTTCCTTTAAACATTTCGCAAGTTTTGCCCCATAATGAAAATAGGTCTCATCATCCAAAAAAATCATGCAGCGGTCTTCGCTGTCATGGTCTCTTGAAAATTCATCATCATAGCCATAACATTCAGATCCTTTTCCCACTAGACCTATACTTAAGTTTTTATATACTTCCACATGATTTTCCCGAATAAAATCAATAACTCGTTCAGAAAGCTTCCTTGCTCTTTCCAATCCATTTTCTGGCTTTTTCATTGTCTGTGAGAGGATTTGAAGATTTTTTTGAATAACTCTCCATGGTTGACTCTCTTTTCCATATTTCTTTTCAATAATGTTTATCGCCTTTAAATAATTTCTAGCCGCCTCAATATAATTTTTCTTTCGCATACAAAAATCTGCTCTATTATTTAATACAGCAGCATATAAGGGATGATCTATTCCTAATTTTTCTCTAACCATTTGTTCTGACTTAACTAAATATTTTTCCGCTTCTTTCATATCACCTAAATGTTGATAAATCTCATACAAATTATTGTAGCTAATGGCCAATGGAACATCATATCCTGTCATTCCTTCCAACAAAGAAATCGCTTCCAATTGTATCTTTTCTGCTTCTTTCGCTTTTTCTTCTTCCAATAAAAGTAGAGCGTAATTATTTAACAACCCAATATAAGAGTAATCTCGAAGTCCCAAATCATCACAAATCTTTTTGGCTTCTTCAAATCCCTCCCTAGCTTTTTTTCTATTTTTTGCTTCCCGATAAGTATTCGCCAAATTCATCAATGTCATCGCATAGGGTTGTTTATTTTTCAATCTTTCTCCCTCACAATATACTTTAGCTTCCTCAAAGGCCTCCACGGCCTCTGCATAATGGCCAATAACACGCAAAGCTCCACCATATTCATTTAAAATTGCAATTAAATTTCCATTATCTTTTTCTTCTCTGGCTGCATTGACTGCTTCTTTCAAATATTGTGCAGCCTCCATCTCCCTGCCTTCTCTCCAAAAGATATGTGCCCTCTTTAAAATTTCTCTACTTTCCATATGTACACCTCAAAAAACAGAGGGCAAAGGCGATGGCCTCTGCCCTCCCATATCCTACTTTGCAGACTTTGGAAGAATTACCTCAACCTCTGCATGTGGTCTTGGAATAACATGCACAGAAACCAACTCGCCAACTCTTGAGGCTGCTGCTGCCCCTGCATCTGTTGCTGCCTTCACCGCTCCGACATCTCCACGAACAAGAACAGTAACTAAACCTCCACCAATCAATTCCTTTCCAATCAATGTTACATTGGCTGCTTTTACCATAGCATCCGCTGCCTCAATTGACCCTACCAATCCCTTTGTTTCCACCATTCCCAATGCATCATACATCATGTTTATTCTCCTTTATATTATCTTATGATTTTCACCTTTGTTGTTGCTGTCACACCAAGTGCATTGGCCTCTTCCATATCCAGATGACATTCCAAAGTAGAAGTGTCCGTCACACGAATGGCAACCTGATGAAGCACTCCACCTCGTTCTCCGCTAATCTCAATACTGACCACATCACCATCATTCACTTGAAAATTTCTTGCATCCATTGGAGACATATGAATATGTCTCTTTGCTACAATTGCTCCCTCTCCAATTTGAACACTTCCCTTTGGTCCGACCAAAGTAAGTCCTGCCGATTGACTAACATCGCCTGACATCCTCAGCGGCGAGCGAATACCTAATTTATAATCATCTGAGCGAAACAACTCTACCTGCGTCTTACTTCTACATGGTCCAAGAATTCTTATCCCCTCAATCACACCCTTTGGTCCACAGATGGTGATGGTTTCTTTTGCCGCATACTGACCTTTTTGTGATAAATCCTTCATCTTTGTGAGGGCATATCCTGCACCAAACAATTTTTCTAATTCTGCCTTGGCCAAATGAATATGTCGATTTGAAATTCCCACAGGAATCTCCTGATCGGATATTCTTTCTGGCTTAACTTGCAAACCTTCAATCGCTGCTCTTAGTACTTCATTTAACTCATCGAAATATTCCATAAACTTACCTCACAGCCATTAACTATTTGCAATTTGTAAGATCAAGTTTTTTAAATCTTCCACAGACAATGCATCAATCCCCTTGAGTAAATCATCACTTGAATTCGTCTTTGTGCTCTCTTCAAACATCATTTGAATTTCATTTGGACTCATTGCAACTCCATTGTAATAGCAACCATTCACACAACAACTCTTCTCATGAAATAGTGCCTGAAATTTTGCATCATCTGCCAATGTTGTCACATCCTTTATTCCATAGGCCACTCTCTTTAAATTGATCAAATGCTGTGGTCCGACATTCTCTGAAACTGAACTTCCACCCATGGTTCCACAACCCAGAGTAAAGGAAGTCAGTAGTCCTGTTGAAAGCCCAGTGCCTCCCTGTGTTCCACCTGTATTGACTAAAATTCTCGAAGCTGGCTTTACAGAAAACTTTTCTACAATTTGATCATCATTTGTATGAAGGCTCAATGTATGGCCGATACCATTTTGTAACAAGCTAATGCTAAGCTCACAAGCTTCCTTCCAGTCCTTAACTACATAAAAACCAAGTACACAGGTCAACTTCTCGTAAGAGAGCGGATTGTCTTTCCCCACACCATATTGCCTTCCAATCAACACCCTTGTATTACTTGGCACTGTAATTTTTGCAGCTGAGGCAATAAATTTTGCATCTTTTCCAACATACTTGGCATTCATTGCCATCTTGTCTTTAAAAAGCAACTTGCACACTCTATTACATTCTTCGTCTGTCATAAAGTATCCACCAGCTTTGACAAACTCTTGGATAACTTCATCTTGATTTACTTCTTCGCAAATAATAGATTGCTCCGACGCACAAATTGTTCCATTGTCAAAGGTCTTACTTGCCATAATTCTTTCCACAGCTTTTGCCACATTGGCACTTCTTTCAATGTAAGCTGGAGAATTTCCTGCACCGACGCCAATCGCCGGCTTGCCCGCACTGTATGCCGCCTTTACCATTCCTGGGCCACCTGTGGCAATAATTAAGGCAACTTCCTTTGACTTCATCATTTCATTTGTCGTCTGTAAGGATGGCATTGTAATACAACTAATAATTCCTTTTGGAGCTCCCGCCTCCTGTGCAGCCTCTGCCATAATTTTTGCTGTCTTTAGTGAACACTCCAATGCCGCTGGATGTGGCGAAAAGATAATGGCATTCCTTGATTTTAGTGCAATCATGGATTTAAAAATAATTGTCGATGTTGGATTGGTTGATGGCACAATTCCCATCACTAAACCAACAGGATCAGCAACTTCTAGGATTTTATTCTTCTCATCTCGACGAATAATTCCCACGGTTTTCATGTCCTTAATATCTTCATAAAGTAGTGCTGATGCCGCATAATTTTTATATGCCTTATCCTTTGCAACACCAAAACCTGTTTCTTCCTGTGCAAGTCTTCCAAGCTCTACCGCATGCTTTAATCCAGCCTCAGCCATGCTCTTTAAAATCTTATTTACTTGTTCATCGGAAAAACTTGCAAACTCTTTATATGCACTGTAGCCCTGTCTCAGGAAATTTCTTGCCTCCTGAATGGACCTCAAATCATAATCAAAATTTTCTGTTCCCATCTCAACCTTCCCGTCTGATCACTACGACTTTTTGTAGAACGACATAATCAAATCAACAAGCTGAGTCTTATTCATCTTTTGTATTCCTGCCTGTTGTTCCTGAGAAAGTACAAATTCTTGCAATAAGCTCTTTAATGCTTTATTGGTCAGTGATCGCAATACCTTTTCGCCTTCTTCTTCTGTATAACTTTCTAAAAGAGCTGTCACATCATCTTTTGTCTTTACTAGAAAAGCGAGCTGTTCTTCAGCTTCATCTGTCTCTACTTCATCCTCAAGCTCTTCCTTAGATTCTTCAGCTTCTTTTTCTTTCTTTAAATCTTTCTCTGCTGTTTCATCACAAATAAAGATTTCCAATTCGTCAGATGGACTTGGGATAACATTATGCGAATGAACCACTCCTCTTAGCGAATGCACAGCCTCTACTCCTGCTTCTACTGCTGACTGTACGGCTCCGACATCTCCTTCCACAATAATGGTCACCAGTCCTTTTCCCACATATTCCTTTCTTATCAGAGATACATTTGCTGTCTTTACCATAGTGTCTGCTGCCTCAATTGCTGCAATCAATCCACTGGTCTCAATAAATCCCAATGCATTCATCTAGGCCTCCTATCGGTTTGCACAACTATAGAAAACATCTGCATATCCATTCGATGAACACTCTATCGAAGCCCCCTTAGGGACATTCACCATATCTCCCTTTTGTGCATGAAATACCTTTCCGTCAATGAGAATGTCCATCGTTCCTTCCATCACACAATAGGTCTCATACTGCTCAGCGGTTGTCTTAAAGGACGAATGATCAATTGTAAATCGCCCCGATTGCATTGCAGATTCTGTATCGTGAATGACTTCCAAATACTTCACTTTATCCCCTGTCTTAGAATCTAGTGGGTCGAGACAAAGAGAATTTCC
This region of Lachnospiraceae bacterium oral taxon 096 genomic DNA includes:
- a CDS encoding BMC domain-containing protein → MNALGFIETSGLIAAIEAADTMVKTANVSLIRKEYVGKGLVTIIVEGDVGAVQSAVEAGVEAVHSLRGVVHSHNVIPSPSDELEIFICDETAEKDLKKEKEAEESKEELEDEVETDEAEEQLAFLVKTKDDVTALLESYTEEEGEKVLRSLTNKALKSLLQEFVLSQEQQAGIQKMNKTQLVDLIMSFYKKS
- a CDS encoding phosphate propanoyltransferase, translated to MEYFDELNEVLRAAIEGLQVKPERISDQEIPVGISNRHIHLAKAELEKLFGAGYALTKMKDLSQKGQYAAKETITICGPKGVIEGIRILGPCRSKTQVELFRSDDYKLGIRSPLRMSGDVSQSAGLTLVGPKGSVQIGEGAIVAKRHIHMSPMDARNFQVNDGDVVSIEISGERGGVLHQVAIRVTDTSTLECHLDMEEANALGVTATTKVKIIR
- a CDS encoding ethanolamine utilization protein EutQ, which translates into the protein MKKLICLSDVKAAGEKGESRIYIDDQTIITPAAKDYAKAANILFVEGKVMDNTSIIPDLSGLTKEDLYNILKVLVEHGLLEVPKKKYDSECLPCGFKVVRGNSLCLDPLDSKTGDKVKYLEVIHDTESAMQSGRFTIDHSSFKTTAEQYETYCVMEGTMDILIDGKVFHAQKGDMVNVPKGASIECSSNGYADVFYSCANR
- a CDS encoding BMC domain-containing protein; translation: MMYDALGMVETKGLVGSIEAADAMVKAANVTLIGKELIGGGLVTVLVRGDVGAVKAATDAGAAAASRVGELVSVHVIPRPHAEVEVILPKSAK
- a CDS encoding DUF4125 family protein, with the translated sequence MDRDWLIKEIMEMEWEQFTHVKNIGKRAYCQDRKKTFLFSRRAYFWGYSEQILLSYRDDLIRAKTRGISLVANKYGYMMKKTNPSYFKNIQHQLIECTQEKENLVDCLMFFVQNWLRDIQDMEWQSRRKFYSKEDNQDQTSVETYFFGEYCSYSEKTLKKILIADLENYLCGKNRLKENLIALR
- a CDS encoding acetaldehyde dehydrogenase (acetylating) — its product is MGTENFDYDLRSIQEARNFLRQGYSAYKEFASFSDEQVNKILKSMAEAGLKHAVELGRLAQEETGFGVAKDKAYKNYAASALLYEDIKDMKTVGIIRRDEKNKILEVADPVGLVMGIVPSTNPTSTIIFKSMIALKSRNAIIFSPHPAALECSLKTAKIMAEAAQEAGAPKGIISCITMPSLQTTNEMMKSKEVALIIATGGPGMVKAAYSAGKPAIGVGAGNSPAYIERSANVAKAVERIMASKTFDNGTICASEQSIICEEVNQDEVIQEFVKAGGYFMTDEECNRVCKLLFKDKMAMNAKYVGKDAKFIASAAKITVPSNTRVLIGRQYGVGKDNPLSYEKLTCVLGFYVVKDWKEACELSISLLQNGIGHTLSLHTNDDQIVEKFSVKPASRILVNTGGTQGGTGLSTGLLTSFTLGCGTMGGSSVSENVGPQHLINLKRVAYGIKDVTTLADDAKFQALFHEKSCCVNGCYYNGVAMSPNEIQMMFEESTKTNSSDDLLKGIDALSVEDLKNLILQIANS
- a CDS encoding DUF4037 domain-containing protein; this encodes MESREILKRAHIFWREGREMEAAQYLKEAVNAAREEKDNGNLIAILNEYGGALRVIGHYAEAVEAFEEAKVYCEGERLKNKQPYAMTLMNLANTYREAKNRKKAREGFEEAKKICDDLGLRDYSYIGLLNNYALLLLEEEKAKEAEKIQLEAISLLEGMTGYDVPLAISYNNLYEIYQHLGDMKEAEKYLVKSEQMVREKLGIDHPLYAAVLNNRADFCMRKKNYIEAARNYLKAINIIEKKYGKESQPWRVIQKNLQILSQTMKKPENGLERARKLSERVIDFIRENHVEVYKNLSIGLVGKGSECYGYDDEFSRDHDSEDRCMIFLDDETYFHYGAKLAKCLKEKFREKIEIWRISTFYRLYTAYSEGPKTIEEYRKVEEEYLSAATNGEVFLDNRGDFTRIRNRLLEHYPRDLWLKRLAYHLNFLAQSGQYNYQRIFKRKDKVALQLTLNEFIQHYIQCIHLINRKYTPFYKWSAKSLEALPIMGRQSRVALEVLIESSVEQREKEMEKLCQFLVDYLHREGMTRSEESFLTVQADEIFEKIQDQAIREGDKWTK